Proteins found in one Bactrocera oleae isolate idBacOlea1 chromosome X, idBacOlea1, whole genome shotgun sequence genomic segment:
- the LOC138858118 gene encoding uncharacterized protein, translating to MDAEMSITPTPTIRSAVTVPRPGATPVAAPRTTTATTVPTAPRRAMRPTPTVVSEPPRLRCPLCCRSHRLQHCPIFKGMTPNQRQQVAQAHGHCLNCLAQTHDTQECVSDIVCQYCDRPHHTLLHRNPRRPVARPSVPRRHDAGRRPQPSHAARPRRRQALAAPRTWRQLHSTSTPHQPLRPQTRRRTGLSNVVATLQQLQRLLG from the coding sequence ATGGACGCTGAAATGTCAATTACCCCTACGCCAACCATACGTTCGGCTGTCactgtgccgcgccctggggctACCCCCGTAGCAGCGCcacgaacaacaacagcaacaactgtaCCGACAGCTCCACGACGTGCCATGCGCCCAACGCCTACTGTAGTTTCGGAGCCGCCTCGCCTCCGCTGCCCGCTCTGTTGCCGTTCACACCGGCTGCAGCACTGTCCCATTTTTAAGGGTATGACACCCAATCAACGTCAGCAGGTGGCCCAGGCACATGGGCACTGTTTGAATTGTTTGGCCCAGACGCATGACACGCAGGAATGCGTGTCTGATATCGTGTGCCAATACTGCGACAGGCCGCATCATACCTTGCTGCATCGAAACCCAAGGCGCCCTGTCGCACGGCCCTCAGTACCCCGCCGCCATGATGCAGGCCGTCGTCCACAGCCAAGCCATGCAGCACGACCCCGTCGACGACAAGCACTCGCCGCACCCCGTACTTGGCGTCAGCTCCATAGCACCTCAACACCACACCAACCCTTAAGGCCGCAGACTCGCCGCAGGACAGGCCTCAGCAACGTCGTGGCAACGCTGCAACAACTccagcgactgctaggctga